In one Bacillus sp. PK3_68 genomic region, the following are encoded:
- a CDS encoding amino acid permease: protein MRNTVTSASSTSSSKPNQLKRTLKARHLTMISLGGSIGTGIFLASGGAIHNAGPGGALLAYAAIGVMVYFLMTSLAEMAAYMPVAGSFKVYASKFVDPALGFAIGWNYWYNWAITIAAELAAAVLIMKFWFPDSPSILWSGLALLIMFGLNFMSAKGFGESEFWFALIKVVTIILFIVTGLFMIFGIMGGEAIGLTNFTIKDAPFNGGFLAVLGVFMAAGFSFQGTELLGVAAGESEEPEKNIPKAINSVFWRILLFYILAILVIGLILPYTDERLLSDSVSVSPFTLVFERAGFAFAASVMNAIILTSVLSAGNSGMYASTRMLWDLARDGQAPKFLARLDKRGVPVNALIITTLVGSLAFLTTFFGDGAVYVWLLNASGMAGFVTWLGIAISHYRFRRAFIAQGGDVTTLPYRARWFPIGPLLALILCTFVILGQNFQAFMGGQIDWNGVLVSYIGLPLFLIFWIAYKIKHKTKVIPLEECDFNRD from the coding sequence TTGAGGAATACAGTTACGTCAGCATCATCGACATCATCATCAAAGCCCAATCAGTTGAAGAGGACTCTAAAAGCACGCCATCTAACGATGATTTCTCTCGGAGGATCCATCGGAACAGGGATATTTTTAGCAAGCGGCGGAGCTATTCATAATGCCGGTCCTGGAGGGGCACTGCTCGCTTATGCAGCAATCGGAGTAATGGTCTATTTCTTAATGACGAGCCTTGCAGAAATGGCGGCCTATATGCCGGTAGCTGGTTCCTTTAAGGTATATGCATCAAAATTTGTTGATCCGGCCCTTGGATTTGCCATCGGCTGGAATTATTGGTACAACTGGGCGATTACCATTGCTGCAGAACTTGCCGCTGCAGTGCTCATTATGAAATTTTGGTTCCCTGACAGTCCTTCCATTCTCTGGAGCGGTCTCGCACTTTTAATTATGTTTGGCTTGAATTTTATGTCTGCCAAAGGATTTGGAGAATCAGAGTTTTGGTTTGCACTTATTAAAGTAGTCACTATTATTTTATTTATTGTTACCGGGTTGTTTATGATTTTTGGTATTATGGGCGGCGAAGCCATTGGCCTCACAAACTTTACAATTAAAGACGCTCCTTTCAATGGCGGGTTTTTAGCTGTTTTAGGTGTTTTCATGGCAGCTGGCTTCTCTTTCCAAGGCACGGAGCTGCTCGGAGTAGCCGCCGGTGAAAGTGAAGAACCAGAAAAAAATATTCCTAAAGCTATTAATTCTGTATTTTGGCGCATTTTGCTTTTTTATATTTTAGCTATTCTTGTGATCGGATTGATTCTCCCATACACAGACGAACGTCTGCTAAGTGACTCTGTTTCTGTAAGTCCCTTCACGCTAGTGTTTGAACGGGCAGGTTTTGCTTTTGCTGCTTCTGTTATGAATGCTATCATACTCACTTCTGTATTGTCCGCGGGCAATTCAGGCATGTATGCTTCCACCCGTATGCTCTGGGACTTGGCACGTGATGGACAGGCCCCAAAATTTTTGGCTCGCCTTGACAAAAGAGGGGTACCGGTCAATGCGCTCATTATTACCACATTGGTCGGTTCTCTCGCATTTCTAACTACTTTCTTTGGCGACGGCGCTGTCTATGTTTGGCTGTTAAACGCTTCCGGAATGGCTGGTTTCGTCACATGGCTCGGGATCGCCATTAGTCACTATCGCTTCCGTCGGGCTTTTATCGCTCAAGGAGGGGACGTAACCACTCTTCCTTATCGTGCAAGATGGTTTCCAATTGGGCCATTATTGGCACTTATTCTATGTACTTTCGTCATTTTGGGCCAAAATTTCCAAGCGTTTATGGGAGGCCAAATTGACTGGAATGGAGTCCTTGTTTCCTATATTGGTCTTCCTCTATTCTTGATCTTTTGGATTGCTTACAAAATCAAACACAAAACGAAAGTCATTCCTTTGGAAGAATGTGATTTCAACAGGGACTAA
- a CDS encoding APC family permease produces the protein MTRYSLMKKALIGKPLKTSALGEQRLSKLKALAILSSDALSSVAYGPEQILIVLSTIGLVAFWYSVPIGIGVLVLLTALILSYRQIIYAYPHGGGAYIVSRNNLGENAGLIAGGSLLVDYILTVAVSVSAGTDALTSAFPQLHEHNVAIAALLVVLITILNLRGVTESASVLAYPVYLFVAALLLLSAVGLWKIATGQIPSDLHSPIGTAVPGISLFLLLRAFSSGCSALTGVEAVSNAVPNFKEPAAKNAANTLIMMGIILAILFSGIMFLAYWLGITPKAEETVVSQISSEVFGRNFIYYFVQGTTALILVLAANTGFSAFPLLAVNLATDKYIPRMFLMRGDRLGYSNGIVTLGIMSILLIVAFRGETEQLIPLYAVGVFIPFTLSQSGMIVKWVKEKPVGWAYKLTVNLIGALISLTVVVIFFTTKFSQVWPVLVFLPIIIFMFHRIKSHYMATGEQLRIKSGEEALQFKGNVVIVPVAGITKVVENSLNYAELIGDTVIAVYVAFDRESERQMEERWRKWKPNVRLVTLHSQYRSLMRPLARFIDIAVEKANERNHTLTVLIPQFITKKRWQDILHNQSSLRLRIYLLYQKNVIVTTVPYRFKK, from the coding sequence ATGACACGTTATTCACTAATGAAAAAAGCCCTGATTGGCAAGCCGCTTAAAACAAGTGCACTAGGAGAACAGAGACTCAGTAAGTTAAAGGCGCTGGCTATTTTATCCTCAGACGCCCTTTCGTCTGTAGCTTATGGACCTGAACAAATTTTAATTGTGCTGTCTACAATCGGTCTAGTTGCTTTTTGGTATTCTGTTCCTATTGGCATTGGAGTACTGGTTCTCTTAACGGCCTTAATTCTTTCGTATCGCCAAATTATTTATGCCTATCCGCACGGTGGTGGGGCCTACATTGTCTCGAGAAACAACTTGGGAGAAAATGCCGGACTCATTGCAGGAGGCTCCCTATTAGTAGATTATATTTTAACCGTAGCGGTGAGTGTATCAGCCGGAACCGACGCTCTCACCTCTGCTTTTCCGCAATTGCACGAACATAATGTAGCGATTGCTGCTTTACTAGTTGTATTAATTACGATTTTGAATTTACGAGGGGTAACAGAATCTGCTTCTGTTCTTGCTTATCCAGTATATTTATTTGTAGCCGCCTTACTTCTTCTTTCAGCCGTAGGTTTATGGAAAATTGCAACCGGACAAATACCGAGTGATCTGCACTCTCCGATCGGAACAGCCGTTCCTGGCATCAGTCTGTTTTTATTGCTCAGAGCTTTCTCATCCGGCTGTTCAGCTCTTACTGGAGTAGAGGCTGTTTCTAATGCGGTTCCTAACTTTAAGGAACCCGCTGCTAAAAATGCAGCAAACACCTTAATAATGATGGGGATTATCTTGGCGATTCTTTTTTCTGGCATTATGTTTTTAGCTTATTGGCTAGGAATCACTCCTAAAGCAGAAGAAACAGTGGTATCACAAATTTCGTCTGAAGTATTCGGTAGAAATTTCATTTATTACTTTGTTCAAGGAACTACAGCTCTTATTTTAGTTCTTGCGGCTAATACTGGTTTTTCTGCTTTTCCATTGCTAGCCGTTAACTTAGCAACGGACAAGTATATTCCACGGATGTTTCTCATGCGTGGAGACCGGCTTGGTTACTCAAATGGAATCGTCACGCTCGGCATCATGTCTATTCTACTTATCGTGGCTTTTAGGGGGGAAACTGAACAGCTTATTCCATTGTATGCCGTTGGTGTATTTATTCCCTTCACCCTTTCCCAATCAGGCATGATTGTAAAGTGGGTAAAAGAGAAGCCTGTTGGCTGGGCGTATAAATTAACAGTTAATTTAATCGGCGCGCTCATTAGCTTAACTGTTGTGGTGATTTTCTTTACCACTAAGTTTTCTCAAGTGTGGCCTGTGCTAGTTTTCTTACCGATTATTATCTTTATGTTTCATCGAATTAAAAGTCATTATATGGCAACAGGTGAACAACTGAGAATTAAATCCGGAGAAGAAGCACTTCAATTTAAAGGAAATGTCGTCATTGTCCCGGTTGCCGGCATTACAAAGGTAGTTGAAAATTCCTTAAATTATGCCGAACTAATCGGTGATACTGTCATTGCTGTCTACGTCGCTTTTGACCGTGAAAGCGAACGACAAATGGAGGAGAGATGGAGAAAGTGGAAGCCTAATGTCCGTCTTGTTACTCTGCATTCTCAATATAGAAGCTTAATGAGGCCTCTCGCCCGGTTTATTGACATAGCCGTGGAAAAAGCGAATGAAAGGAACCATACCTTAACCGTACTTATTCCACAATTCATTACGAAGAAGAGATGGCAGGACATATTACACAATCAGTCGAGCTTACGTTTAAGAATCTACCTTCTTTATCAAAAGAATGTCATTGTCACTACCGTCCCTTATCGATTTAAAAAATAA
- a CDS encoding valine--tRNA ligase — protein MENNELSMPTKYDPKAIEQGRYDWWVKGQYFEAKDDQTKPPYTIVIPPPNVTGKLHLGHAWDTTLQDILTRMKRMQGYDVLWLPGMDHAGIATQAKVEQKLREEGKTRYDLGREKFLEEAWKWKEEYANFIRQQWAKLGLGLDYSRERFTLDEGLSKAVREVFVSLYEKGLIYRGEYIINWDPATKTALSDIEVIYKDVQGAFYHMKYPLADGSGHIEIATTRPETMLGDTAVAVHPEDERYKHLIGKKVVLPIVGREIPIVGDDYVDMEFGSGAVKITPAHDPNDFEIGNRHDLERILVMNEDGTMNERAGKYNGMDRFDCRKQIVKDLQEEGVLFKIEDHMHSVGHSERSGAVVEPYLSTQWFVKMQPLADKAIELQSKEDKVHFVPDRFEKTYLHWMENIRDWCISRQLWWGHRIPAWYHKETGEVYVGQEAPADAENWEQDKDVLDTWFSSALWPFSTMGWPDKEASDFKRYYPTAALVTGYDIIFFWVSRMIFQGLEFTGERPFNDVLIHGLVRDSEGRKMSKSLGNGVDPMEVIDQYGADSLRYFLSTGSSPGQDLRFSVEKVESIWNFANKIWNASRFALMNMDGLKYEEIDLSGEKSVADKWILTRLNDTITNVTKLADRYEFGEVGRVLYNFIWDDFCDWYIEMAKLPLYGEDEAAKKTTRSILAYVLDNTMRLLHPFMPFITEEIWQNLPHEGETIVTAKWPEVNEELSDQQAAEEMKLLVDIIRSVRNIRAEVNTPLSKKIKLIIKAKDDTVLNTLESNRAYIERFCNPEELVLSTTAVAPDKAMTAVVTGAELFLPLEGLINIEEEIARLQKEWDKWNSEVERVQKKLGNERFVSKAPQKVVDEERAKEKDYLEKRAAVEARMKEMQG, from the coding sequence ATGGAAAACAATGAATTGTCCATGCCAACAAAATATGATCCAAAAGCAATTGAACAGGGACGGTATGACTGGTGGGTAAAAGGGCAGTATTTTGAAGCGAAAGACGATCAAACCAAACCCCCTTATACTATCGTAATCCCGCCGCCGAATGTGACAGGGAAACTGCACCTCGGCCATGCATGGGATACGACACTGCAAGATATCTTAACACGCATGAAGCGGATGCAGGGCTACGATGTGCTTTGGCTTCCAGGGATGGACCATGCTGGAATTGCCACACAGGCGAAAGTGGAGCAAAAGCTTCGTGAAGAGGGAAAAACACGCTATGATCTTGGCCGTGAAAAGTTTTTAGAAGAAGCATGGAAGTGGAAAGAAGAGTATGCAAATTTTATCCGCCAGCAATGGGCAAAGCTTGGCCTTGGTCTGGACTATAGCCGTGAGCGCTTTACATTGGATGAAGGTTTATCAAAAGCAGTCCGTGAAGTATTCGTTTCGTTATATGAAAAAGGTTTAATTTATCGCGGTGAATATATTATCAACTGGGATCCAGCAACAAAAACAGCTTTATCGGACATTGAAGTTATTTACAAAGATGTCCAGGGGGCATTTTATCACATGAAATACCCGCTTGCAGATGGAAGCGGCCATATTGAAATTGCGACAACTCGCCCGGAAACAATGCTTGGTGATACAGCTGTAGCGGTTCATCCGGAAGATGAGCGTTATAAACACCTCATTGGTAAAAAGGTTGTTCTGCCAATCGTTGGCCGAGAAATTCCAATCGTCGGTGATGACTACGTTGACATGGAATTCGGTTCTGGAGCGGTGAAGATTACACCGGCTCATGATCCAAATGACTTTGAAATTGGCAATCGCCACGATTTAGAGCGCATTCTTGTGATGAATGAGGATGGTACGATGAATGAGCGTGCGGGCAAATACAACGGCATGGACCGCTTTGACTGCCGCAAACAGATCGTGAAAGACTTACAGGAAGAAGGCGTCCTCTTCAAGATTGAAGACCATATGCATTCTGTCGGTCACTCAGAGCGCAGCGGTGCGGTTGTAGAGCCATACTTATCGACTCAATGGTTCGTAAAGATGCAGCCGCTTGCTGATAAAGCAATCGAATTGCAGTCCAAAGAAGACAAAGTACATTTCGTGCCGGACCGTTTTGAGAAAACATATCTTCACTGGATGGAAAATATCCGTGATTGGTGTATTTCCCGTCAGCTTTGGTGGGGACATCGTATTCCAGCCTGGTACCATAAAGAAACAGGCGAAGTATACGTTGGCCAGGAAGCTCCAGCAGATGCGGAGAACTGGGAACAGGACAAAGATGTACTCGACACATGGTTTAGCTCGGCATTATGGCCGTTTTCTACGATGGGCTGGCCGGATAAAGAGGCGTCAGACTTTAAACGCTACTATCCAACAGCTGCACTTGTTACCGGTTACGATATTATTTTCTTCTGGGTCTCTCGGATGATCTTCCAAGGGCTTGAGTTTACCGGTGAACGTCCGTTTAACGATGTATTGATTCATGGGCTTGTCCGCGATTCAGAAGGGCGGAAAATGAGTAAATCGTTAGGTAATGGCGTGGATCCGATGGAAGTGATTGATCAGTATGGGGCTGACTCTCTGCGCTACTTCTTATCAACTGGCAGCTCTCCAGGACAGGATTTGCGTTTCTCTGTAGAAAAAGTAGAATCTATTTGGAACTTCGCCAATAAAATTTGGAATGCTTCCCGTTTTGCCCTAATGAACATGGATGGCTTGAAATATGAGGAAATCGACTTAAGTGGTGAAAAATCAGTTGCTGATAAATGGATTTTAACGCGTTTGAATGATACGATCACAAACGTCACCAAACTTGCTGACCGATACGAGTTTGGTGAAGTCGGCCGCGTGCTCTACAACTTCATTTGGGATGATTTCTGTGATTGGTATATTGAAATGGCGAAGCTGCCGCTTTACGGTGAAGATGAAGCAGCCAAGAAAACGACCCGTTCTATCCTTGCTTATGTGTTAGATAACACGATGCGTTTATTACACCCATTCATGCCGTTTATTACCGAGGAAATATGGCAGAATCTACCGCATGAGGGGGAAACGATCGTCACAGCTAAATGGCCAGAAGTGAATGAAGAGCTATCTGACCAACAAGCAGCAGAGGAAATGAAGCTGCTTGTAGATATTATTCGTTCCGTACGTAATATCCGCGCGGAAGTGAATACACCGCTTAGCAAGAAGATTAAGTTAATCATCAAAGCGAAAGATGACACTGTATTGAACACATTAGAAAGCAACCGTGCTTACATCGAGCGTTTCTGTAATCCGGAGGAACTTGTATTATCAACGACTGCTGTAGCCCCTGACAAAGCGATGACGGCTGTTGTCACAGGTGCCGAACTATTCTTGCCGCTTGAAGGGTTAATTAATATCGAAGAGGAAATTGCCCGCTTGCAAAAAGAATGGGATAAATGGAACAGTGAAGTTGAACGTGTTCAAAAGAAACTTGGCAATGAGCGCTTCGTCAGCAAAGCTCCACAAAAAGTTGTTGATGAAGAGCGCGCCAAGGAAAAAGACTATCTAGAAAAACGTGCCGCTGTTGAAGCGCGCATGAAGGAAATGCAAGGGTAA
- the nfsA gene encoding oxygen-insensitive NADPH nitroreductase, whose product MIDLLKSHASVRKYTDEPISDEVFHELLEAAQHAASSHFVQAYSVVRVKNEEKRLKLGELSKNKQQFESAALPLVFCADLKRLEKAVTLHGKKFEGSTAENLLVAVIDTALFAQNFVVAAESKGYGICYIGGVRNNPQAISDLLQLPDYVIPLFGLTVGVPAESNEVKPRLPMKAILHEDVYDEEKYSRLLPEYDEQMHKYYASRTTNKKDAGWTSGMAAFLSEPRRAYMLEFLQSKGFLKK is encoded by the coding sequence ATGATAGATTTATTGAAGTCTCATGCATCTGTTCGAAAATACACAGACGAACCCATTTCAGATGAAGTATTTCACGAGTTGTTGGAAGCTGCCCAACATGCCGCAAGCTCTCATTTTGTGCAGGCTTATTCCGTTGTGCGCGTGAAGAATGAGGAGAAGCGCCTGAAGCTTGGAGAGCTGTCTAAAAATAAACAGCAATTTGAATCTGCGGCCTTGCCGCTTGTTTTCTGTGCGGATTTAAAACGTCTGGAAAAAGCCGTCACCCTTCATGGGAAAAAATTCGAAGGTAGCACGGCAGAAAATCTGCTTGTAGCTGTTATCGATACGGCTCTATTTGCCCAAAATTTTGTAGTAGCCGCCGAATCCAAAGGATATGGCATCTGTTATATTGGTGGAGTTCGTAATAATCCGCAGGCAATCAGCGACTTGCTTCAATTGCCTGACTATGTGATTCCATTATTTGGATTGACGGTAGGTGTGCCAGCAGAATCAAACGAAGTAAAGCCACGCTTGCCAATGAAGGCAATTTTGCATGAAGATGTATATGATGAGGAAAAGTATAGTCGCCTACTTCCTGAGTATGACGAGCAAATGCATAAATATTATGCAAGCCGTACAACAAATAAGAAAGACGCAGGCTGGACGAGCGGCATGGCAGCTTTTTTATCCGAGCCACGGCGGGCATATATGCTTGAATTCTTGCAATCAAAAGGCTTTCTAAAAAAATAA